The following are from one region of the Gambusia affinis linkage group LG02, SWU_Gaff_1.0, whole genome shotgun sequence genome:
- the tubgcp4 gene encoding gamma-tubulin complex component 4 has translation MIHELLLALSGYPGTIFTWNKRTGLQVSQDLPFLHPSETSVLNRLCKLGSDYIRFTEFIEQHTGHVHQQEHHTNQPNQTGLHGIHLRAFCTGLDSMLQPYRQALLDLEQEFLGDPHLTISHVNYKLDQFQLLFPSVIMVVETIKSQKIHGCQILETVYKHSCGGLPPVRMALEKILAVCHGVMYKQLAAWMLHGLLLDQSEEFFIKQGPSAGGAAANQDEEEEDLGLGGLSGKQLRELQDLRLIEEENMLAPSLQQFSLRTEMLPSYIPIRVAEKILFVGESVQMFENHNHNPSRAGSILKHQEDAFAAELHRLKQQPQFSLVDFENVIDGIRSTVAEHLWTLMVEEADLLEQLKIVKDFYLLGRGELYQVFIDLAQQMLKAPPTAVTEHDVNVAFQQAAHKVLLDDDNLLPLLHLTVDYQGKEAKEASAPRDGATPPQDSSPREAPPTGWAALGLAYKVQWPLHILFTPAVLEKYNVVFRYLLSVRRVQSQLQHCWALQMQRKHLKSSQSDAVKWRLRNHMVFLIDNLQYYLQVDVLESQFTQLLQQINSTRDFESIRLAHDHFLSNLLAQSFILLKPVFHCLSEILELCQSFCSLVGQSVAPLDDRGAAQQLDLLVKGFRRQSSLLFKILSSVRNHQINSDLAQLLLRLDYNKYYTQAGGTLGGV, from the exons atgattcACGAGCTGCTGTTGGCGCTCAGCGGATACCCCGGAACCATCTTCACATGGAACAAGCGGACAGGTTTACAG GTGTCCCAGGACCTTCCCTTCCTTCACCCCAGTGAGACCAGTGTCCTGAACCGGCTGTGCAAACTGGGCTCAGATTACATTCGCTTCACTGAGTTCATAGAGCAGCACACTGGCCACGTTCATCAACAA gaaCATCACACCAACCAGCCGAACCAGACGGGTCTTCATGGAATCCACCTGCGAGCGTTTTGCACCGGACTGGACTCTATGCTGCAGCCGTACCGACAGGCGCTGTTGGACCTCGAACAGGAA TTCCTGGGAGACCCACATCTGACAATATCACATGTGAATTACAAACTCGATCAG tttcaGTTGCTGTTTCCCTCCGTTATCATGGTGGTGGAAACTATAAAGTCACAGAAG ATTCATGGCTGTCAGATCCTGGAGACGGTGTACAAGCACAGCTGCGGGGGGCTTCCTCCGGTGCGCATGGCTTTAGAAAA GATTCTGGCCGTGTGTCACGGTGTGATGTACAAGCAGCTCGCCGCCTGGATGCTGCACGGGCTGCTGCTGGACCAAAGCGAGGAGTTTTTCATCAAGCAGGGCCCTAGCGCGGGAGGCGCCGCCGCCAAccaggacgaggaggaggaggacctGGGACTGGGCGGTCTGAGTGGAAAACAGCTGAGAGAGCTGCAGGACCTG CGGCTGATCGAGGAGGAGAACATGCTGGCGCCGTCTCTGCAGCAGTTCTCTCTGCGAACGGAGATGCTGCCGTCTTACATCCCCATCCGGGTGGCAGAGAAGATCCTGTTTGTGGGCGAGTCTGTTCAGATGTTTGAAAACCACAACCACAACCCGTCCAGAGCCG GCTCCATATTGAAACACCAGGAGGACGCGTTTGCTGCCGAGCTGCACAGACTCAAACAGCAGCCTCAGTTCAGCCTGGTGGACTTTGAGAATGTGATCGACGGGATCCGGAGCACGGTGGCCGAG CATCTGTGGACGCTGATGGTGGAGGAGGCGGATctgctggagcagctgaag ATCGTTAAGGACTTCTACCTGTTGGGCCGCGGGGAGCTCTACCAGGTTTTCATCGACCTCGCCCAGCAGATGCTGAAGGCGCCGCCAACAGCCGTCACTGAGCACG ACGTTAACGTTGCCTTCCAGCAGGCGGCGCACAAGGTTCTCCTGGACGACGACAacctgctgcctctgctgcacctcaCTGTGGACTACCAGGGGAAAGAGGCCAAAG aggCGTCGGCTCCCAGAGACGGAGCCACTCCTCCTCAGGACTCGTCTCCTCGGGAGGCTCCGCCCACTGGCTGGGCGGCCCTCGGCCTGGCCTACAAGGTCCAGTGGCCGCTGCACATCCTCTTCACTCCCGCCGTCCTGGAGAA GTACAACGTGGTGTTCAGGTACCTGCTCAGCGTGCGGCGGGTCCAGTCGCAGCTGCAGCACTGCTGGGCTCTGCAGATGCAGAGGAAGCACCTGAAGTCCAGCCAATCAGACGCAGTGAAGTGGAGGCTCCGCAACCACATGGTGTTCCTCATCGACAACCTGCAGTACTACCTACAG GTGGACGTCCTGGAGTCTCAGTtcactcagctgctgcagcagatcaACTCCACCAGAGACTTTGAGAGCATCCGGCTGGCCCACGATCATTTCCTCAGCAACCTGCTGGCTCAGTCCTTCATCCTGCTCAAGCCG GTTTTCCACTGTCTGAGTGAGATCCTGGAGTTGTGTCAGAGCTTCTGCTCTCTGGTGGGGCAGAGCGTGGCGCCGCTGGACGACCGCGGAGCGGCTCAGCAGCTGGACCTGCTGGTGAAG GGCTTCCGGCGCCAGTCGTCCCTGCTCTTCAAAATCCTCTCCAGCGTGAGAAACCATCAGATCAACTCGGACCTGGCGCAGCTGCTGCTGCGTCTGGACTACAACAAGTACTACACCCAGGCCGGCGGCACGCTGGGCGG GGTTTAA